In one window of Nicotiana tabacum cultivar K326 chromosome 12, ASM71507v2, whole genome shotgun sequence DNA:
- the LOC107793482 gene encoding uncharacterized protein LOC107793482, translating to MDKWMAGNGKMINNILVNSPKGSLFLESVDASDSSTDSTKMYSLFKSTIDSIGAVNVVHVVTDNASENVKAGDLMFVGYPHIYWTPCAAHCINLIFGDIFKERPFSSVFNQAIRVHSYIVQRPLLLNMMKRFTKQRSLVKHAKTRFAITFLTLHRMYEQKSNLKKLFVSDEYTNSAYGREARGRESADIILTT from the coding sequence ATGGATAAGTGGATGGCAggaaatggaaaaatgatcaaCAATATCTTGGTGAATTCTCCTAAGGGAAGCTTGTTTCTTGAGTCCGTTGATGCAAGCGACTCTTCTACTGATTCAACCAAAATGTACTCTTTGTTCAAGAGTACAATAGACTCTATTGGAGCAGTAAATGTTGTTCATGTTGTTACGGACAATGCAAGTGAAAATGTTAAAGCTGGTGATTTGATGTTTGTAGGGTACCCACATATTTATTGGACTCCGTGTGCAGCACATTGCATTAATTTAATCTTCGGtgatattttcaaggaaagaccCTTCAGTTCAGTCTTTAATCAGGCAATTAGAGTGCATTCCTATATTGTTCAAAGgcctttgttattgaatatgatGAAGAGATTCACTAAACAAAGAAGCTTGGTGAAACATGCCAAGACAAGATTTGCTATCACTTTCTTGACTTTGCATAGGATGTATGAGCAAAAAAGCAATTTGAAGAAGTTGTTTGTTTCAGATGAGTACACTAACAGTGCCTATGGAAGGGAAGCTCGAGGGAGAGAATCTGCAGATATTATACTTACTACTTAA